The genomic window CAGGAGTAGATAGCTTCATCTCATTCATGGCCTTAAAGAATCCTAAAGTCATCTGGTTGTTGGATACAAATACTGCTGTTGGCCTTATTTTCCTGCTGAGTATCTCTTTTCCGTGGATGTATCCTGACTCCACCTGAAAGTCCCCTTCATAGATATTGCCCTCTGTAACCTCTATACCATTTTCAGAAAGGGCATTTTTATAACCTCTGAATCTATCCCGGCCTGGCTTTGATTTGAGCGGTCCTGTTATTATGGCTATATTTTTATGATCGTTTTCTATAAGGACAGAGACTCCCTTATATGCTCCCCCTATATTATCTATAAAAACACAGTCCATGCTAGAATCCTTGATATCTCTGTCTACAAGGATCACAGGTATCCTACTTTTTACAAACTTATCTAGATAACTTTTCCCATTTTCATAACTTTCACTGGTAACTGTTATGACCAGTCCTTTTATTCTCTGTTCTAGGAGCATCTGAAGTGACTTTTGCTCTTTCTCTATCCTGTCATTGGTGTTGTATATCAATATGTTGAGGTTTTCTCCGTCTATGACTTCACTTATTCCCTCTACCATCTCTGAGAAATAAGGATTTGATATATCCGGTACCACCACTCCTATTGTGTTGTTGTCTTTTTTGGAAAGATTTCTTGCTATAGCACTAGGAGTATAATTGTACTCTTCTATTACTTTTAGGACCTTCTCCCTCGTAGAGTCCTTTACATTTTTATCTCCATTTATGACTCTTGAAACAGTGGCTATGGAAACTCCTGATTTTTCTGCTATATCTGACATCTTCATGGAAAACCTCCTGTTTTGTAAGCCCTTACATTTTCTCCACAATAATTTTTACTACAATTTTCAATTTATGTCAAGTTTTTGAATGTTATAAACTATTAATGTACACTTAATTGGTTTTCATCCTTGTTATTTTCATATCTATTTTTTTAACGTTTTCAAATTTTAGATTTTTAAATTTGTAATATCTTCTCTCGCTAGGCATATATCTCTCCTCACCAGAAACCAGTTTTTTACTGTACGCACCACTATTACCTACAAGGACAAGCTCTTTCACATATACACCCTCTTGTTTCCAAAACCACAGGGTGACGACTAACTCTTCCACCACAGAACTTCCCTTGTTGTGAA from uncultured Ilyobacter sp. includes these protein-coding regions:
- a CDS encoding LacI family DNA-binding transcriptional regulator, producing the protein MKMSDIAEKSGVSIATVSRVINGDKNVKDSTREKVLKVIEEYNYTPSAIARNLSKKDNNTIGVVVPDISNPYFSEMVEGISEVIDGENLNILIYNTNDRIEKEQKSLQMLLEQRIKGLVITVTSESYENGKSYLDKFVKSRIPVILVDRDIKDSSMDCVFIDNIGGAYKGVSVLIENDHKNIAIITGPLKSKPGRDRFRGYKNALSENGIEVTEGNIYEGDFQVESGYIHGKEILSRKIRPTAVFVSNNQMTLGFFKAMNEMKLSTPEDIAVLSFDRVEILDIFGIKLTTVSASVKELGVRSAEMLLERIRNKDKDISQKMILQTVLDIRGSEKKVR